The proteins below come from a single Dermacentor albipictus isolate Rhodes 1998 colony chromosome 7, USDA_Dalb.pri_finalv2, whole genome shotgun sequence genomic window:
- the LOC135896391 gene encoding uncharacterized protein, which yields MICLCCMEEGGSNFVVTRCGHTYHAECLRVWLDVSGTCPICRTATALDATIKLLGETECSAKPDCVVELRRINRELRRRLHNAEEEKDQETRRANKHVRASSEHTERYLNLKAKLSELEIELEATKKRAASSLELRKEAIGLFKSLRARNPEKQGYGADARDEAGPVGPGDAAELAAVDGVAADATDEGGPMDAADAGDEAQEQEDTL from the exons ATGATCTGTTTGTGCTGCATGGAGGAAGGTGGCAGCAATTTCGTCGTCACAAGGTGCGGCCACACCTACCATGCGGAGTGCCTGCGGGTGTGGCTGGACGTGTCCGGCACATGTCCAATCTGCCGAACGGCCACCGCATTAGATGCTACCATCAAGCTACTCGGGGAGACCGAGTGTTCGGCTAAGCCGGACTGCGTGGTGGAGCTCAGAAGAATCAACAGAGAGCTCAGGCGGAGGCTCCACAATGCTGAAGAAGAAAAAGACCAAGAGACCCGCAGGGCGAACAAGCACGTCCGGGCATCGTCGGAACACACCGAGAGGTACCTGAACCTGAAAGCGAAGCTGAGTGAGCTGGAAATAGAGCTGGAGGCCACCAAGAAACGAGCGGCGAGTAGCCTTGAACTTCGAAAGGAGGCGATCGGCTTGTTCAAGAGCTTGAG GGCGCGCAACCCTGAGAAGCAAGGGTATGGTGCCGACGCCCGCGACGAAGCCGGTCCCGTCGGCCCAGGCGACGCTGCCGAGTTGGCGGCGGTTGACGGCGTTGCTGCCGACGCAACCGATGAAGGCGGCCCCATGGACGCAGCCGACGCTGGCGATGAAGCGCAGGAGCAGGAAGATACGCTCTGA